Genomic DNA from Pseudomonadota bacterium:
TCGATATTCTGAATGCCCACGCCCAACCAGCCGCGGTTCACCTTCCCGGTACGCAGCAGGCTGTCCATGACCTGCTTGGCCAAGACCGACGGAATCGCGAAACCGATACCCTGGTAGCCGCCGGAGCGAGAGTAGATCACGGTGTTGATGCCCACCAGCTGGCCTCGCATGTCCACCAGCGCGCCGCCCGAATTGCCCGGGTTGATGGCCGCATCGGTCTGGATGAAGTCCCCATAACCAACGGCACCCCCTAGCTCGCGGCCCTTGGCCGAAACGATCCCCATGGTGACGGTGTGACCTAGCTCAAACGGATTTCCGATGGCGAGCACCACCTCGCCCAAACGAAGCGCCGTGGAATCGCCCATCGGCATGGGCTTTAGATCCCCCAAGTCACCGTTGAGCTTGAGCACAGCCAGGTCGGTGGCGGGGTCGCTTCCGACGCTCTTGGCTTCGAACTCGCGTCCGTCCGACGTGGTGACGCGAATCTTGGTCGCCTTCTCGATGACATGGTTGTTGGTGAGCACGATGCCTGCGCGATCGACGATGACCCCAGAGCCCAGCCCGCGCTGACGCCGTTCTTTCGGCAGGTCGCGGTCACCAAAGAAGTGACGGAAGAACGGATCGTCGAAGAACGGATGGAAGCCTCGTCGACGGTCGAAGCGGATGACCTTCTCGGAAGAGATGTTGACCACGCTCGCAACGGCCCGCTCGGCGATGTCTGCCAGCGCGACCTGTCCCGCTTGCGCAAAGACCGGCGTGGGCCTCAGGGCGCGTGCAACGGCGCTCCCAAGCGTCCGGGCGAGGCCCGTGTTCTTCGAGCCCGGCTCCTGTGGTGCGGCTTTGCCGGATACGATGCTGGGACCGGAGCCCGAACACGCCGCTAGCAGAGCTAGCGCACTCATCAACCACACAATGCGCAACATCGTCTCTTCTCCCTGGAGCACCACGTCAAATCGCTTCGAAGTAACGCGCGAGCTCCCAGTCGGTGACGCTGCGCGCGTACTGCCGCAACTCCCAGTCTCGAGTGCGGACGAAGTGATCGACGAACGCGTCGCCGAGCAGCGTGCGCGCGGCCGTGCTGCAAGCGAGCGCCTGATTGGCTGCGGCCAGGCTCGCGGGCAACGGCGGTGCGACTCCCGACACGGTGGCATCGCCCTCGATGGGTGGCGGGGCTTCGAGGCCTTGCTCGAGACCGTGCAGACCCGCGGCAAGGCTGGTTGCGATGCCGATGTACGGGTTCACGTCGGCAGCGGTCTGACGATACTCCAGCCGAGCCGCAGCCTTGCCGGGCCCGGTGATCGCCCGCACCGCACAGGTGCGGTTCTCGATGCCCCACGACGCCGTCGTCGGCGCCCAAACGCCGGGTACGTAGCGTTTGTAGCTGTTGACGGTAGGCGAATACAGGGCGGTAAGCTCGGGCATCAAGCTCACGAGCCCCGCGGCGAAACGCCTCGCCGTTTGGGACAGCCCGTCGGGGGTCTTAGGGTCTGCGAAGAGGTTTTGGGATTCGTCCTGGGTCCACAGACTCTCATGGATGTGGCCGCTCGAGCCTGGCAGATCGCTGCGCCACTTGGCCATGAAGCTAACCAAGCAACCGCTGCGTGCTGCGAGCACCTTGAGCACCGACTTGAACAGAGCCGCCGCATCGGCCGCGGCAAGGGGGTGCTGCGCCCGTAGCGCGGCCTCGTACACACCCGGCCCGGTCTCGGTGTGCAAACCCTCGAGCTCGATCCCAAACGCAGCGAGCGAGTCGATCATGTGCTCCAGCAGATCCGCATGCTGGCCCTGGCGCACCCACGAGTAGCCGAACATG
This window encodes:
- a CDS encoding Do family serine endopeptidase translates to MLRIVWLMSALALLAACSGSGPSIVSGKAAPQEPGSKNTGLARTLGSAVARALRPTPVFAQAGQVALADIAERAVASVVNISSEKVIRFDRRRGFHPFFDDPFFRHFFGDRDLPKERRQRGLGSGVIVDRAGIVLTNNHVIEKATKIRVTTSDGREFEAKSVGSDPATDLAVLKLNGDLGDLKPMPMGDSTALRLGEVVLAIGNPFELGHTVTMGIVSAKGRELGGAVGYGDFIQTDAAINPGNSGGALVDMRGQLVGINTVIYSRSGGYQGIGFAIPSVLAKQVMDSLLRTGKVNRGWLGVGIQNIDEDLARALALPSAQGVLITRVTEDSPAAKGGLKRRDVVLRVNRERADSTGKLRRLIAAAGANATVKLEVLRDGNKLTLKLRLGELKSDRQPTKRDEDKVRRLAGLSLEELDKSTRARYRIPKDVRHGVVIARVKPGSLAARKGLSRGDV
- a CDS encoding glutamine synthetase family protein; this translates as MEQLRAAFNDRGIRRVKLGGFDLDGVLRGKYIHVDKFWSAVDKGLGFCDVIFGWDVGDQLYDNASITGWHTGYPDLQARVDASSFRVLPEEPETAVVLVDFYGPDGSPHPACPRNLLKRVVARLSAAGFQAKVGVEYEFWLFRESAESAHAKRYQDLAPLSPGMFGYSWVRQGQHADLLEHMIDSLAAFGIELEGLHTETGPGVYEAALRAQHPLAAADAAALFKSVLKVLAARSGCLVSFMAKWRSDLPGSSGHIHESLWTQDESQNLFADPKTPDGLSQTARRFAAGLVSLMPELTALYSPTVNSYKRYVPGVWAPTTASWGIENRTCAVRAITGPGKAAARLEYRQTAADVNPYIGIATSLAAGLHGLEQGLEAPPPIEGDATVSGVAPPLPASLAAANQALACSTAARTLLGDAFVDHFVRTRDWELRQYARSVTDWELARYFEAI